A window of the Candidatus Cloacimonadota bacterium genome harbors these coding sequences:
- the pnp gene encoding polyribonucleotide nucleotidyltransferase — translation MHNFNITRREIDFFGRKLIAETGKMAKQANGSIYLQLGETAVLVTATMSKEASENQDFFPLTVDFIEKMYAAGKIPGGFFKREAKPSTDATLQARVIDRSIRPLFPEGFRNQVHVVLNVLAYDGEVDPANLGVLGASLALSISDIPFHGPIAGLTVGYINGDYVINPDVKQLREESKLNLTVAGSATSVVMIESAASELSEDIMLDGVYTGHEAIKTLCALQEEFVAACGKEKVEVTMLELPSELLQKMEDNYGSRIAESATILGKQERQDAFDALEAEMLEKHLAEDGEELYADNEKQYKEAFHEIIRRYVRASILDKHFRVDGRGLDEIRDITCEIDILPRVHGSALFTRGETQSLGTVTLGGGSDEQVIDSLEEEYKKNFYLHYNFPPFSVGEAGRMGPTGRRELGHGNLAERALKAVLPDSERFPYTIRIVADTLESNGSSSMASICSGCLALMAAGVPIKSPVAGIANGLIMEGDKYVVLTDIMGLEDHLGDMDFKCAGTREGITAMQMDIKIEGITKDIMRIALDKAKKARFHILDLMEACIEKPREDLSPTAPRIESFKVPTDKIGEIIGPAGKMIKSIIESCQVGIDIQDDGTVRILSPDKASIDKAKAIIKGIAIDPEPGEEYEGPVTRIEPYGVFVKVLGGAKEGMVHVSQMHTSRIGHPEDMVKLGDIVKVKALGMDKGKLSLTMKGIPGNPEPDPNAPKDRPAAPRRDDFRRGGGDRDRRGGGGRDRNRR, via the coding sequence ATGCACAATTTTAACATTACCAGGCGGGAAATCGATTTTTTCGGCCGTAAACTCATTGCCGAAACCGGCAAGATGGCCAAGCAAGCCAATGGCAGCATATATCTGCAATTGGGTGAGACCGCCGTTTTAGTAACAGCTACCATGAGCAAAGAAGCCTCGGAAAACCAGGACTTTTTCCCGCTCACAGTCGATTTTATCGAAAAGATGTACGCTGCCGGCAAGATACCCGGAGGTTTTTTCAAACGTGAAGCCAAGCCCTCCACCGATGCCACTCTGCAGGCCCGCGTGATCGATCGTTCTATCCGTCCGTTATTTCCGGAAGGATTTCGCAATCAAGTCCATGTGGTATTGAATGTCCTGGCTTACGATGGCGAAGTAGACCCCGCCAATCTTGGCGTATTGGGTGCTTCTTTGGCGCTATCCATTTCGGATATTCCCTTCCACGGACCCATTGCCGGTCTCACAGTAGGCTATATCAACGGAGATTATGTGATCAATCCGGACGTAAAACAACTACGCGAAGAATCCAAATTGAACTTGACTGTTGCAGGTAGTGCCACATCAGTAGTAATGATTGAATCCGCAGCCAGTGAGCTGTCTGAGGACATCATGCTGGACGGAGTATATACCGGTCATGAAGCCATAAAAACCTTATGCGCCCTGCAAGAGGAATTCGTGGCTGCCTGTGGTAAAGAGAAAGTGGAAGTCACTATGCTCGAGCTTCCTTCGGAACTACTGCAAAAGATGGAAGACAACTATGGCTCTCGCATTGCTGAATCTGCCACAATCTTGGGTAAGCAGGAACGTCAGGACGCTTTTGATGCCCTTGAAGCCGAGATGTTGGAGAAACACCTGGCTGAAGATGGTGAAGAACTTTATGCTGACAATGAAAAGCAATACAAAGAGGCCTTCCATGAGATCATTCGCCGTTATGTGCGCGCATCGATTCTGGACAAACACTTCCGCGTAGATGGTCGAGGTTTGGACGAAATCCGTGACATCACTTGCGAAATCGATATTCTACCCCGCGTACATGGGTCTGCCCTATTTACCAGAGGCGAAACCCAATCTTTGGGCACTGTCACCTTAGGTGGCGGCAGCGATGAACAAGTAATCGATAGCTTGGAAGAAGAATACAAAAAGAACTTTTATCTGCACTACAACTTCCCGCCTTTCAGCGTAGGCGAAGCGGGTAGAATGGGTCCCACCGGACGCCGCGAACTGGGTCATGGAAACTTGGCTGAACGAGCATTGAAAGCAGTATTGCCGGATTCCGAACGTTTCCCTTACACTATTCGCATCGTAGCCGACACATTGGAATCCAATGGTTCCTCATCCATGGCTTCGATCTGTAGCGGATGCCTGGCCTTGATGGCTGCTGGAGTGCCCATAAAATCCCCAGTAGCTGGCATCGCAAATGGTCTGATTATGGAAGGCGATAAATATGTGGTTCTCACAGACATAATGGGTCTGGAAGATCACTTGGGTGACATGGATTTCAAGTGTGCCGGAACGCGCGAAGGCATCACTGCCATGCAGATGGATATCAAGATCGAAGGCATCACCAAAGATATTATGCGCATCGCTCTGGATAAAGCAAAAAAAGCCCGCTTCCACATCCTGGACCTGATGGAAGCTTGCATTGAGAAACCCAGAGAAGACCTCTCTCCCACAGCTCCCAGAATTGAAAGCTTTAAGGTTCCAACTGACAAAATCGGCGAGATCATAGGCCCTGCTGGAAAGATGATCAAATCCATCATCGAAAGCTGCCAGGTAGGCATAGATATCCAAGATGACGGCACAGTGAGAATCCTTTCTCCGGACAAAGCTTCCATCGACAAAGCAAAAGCTATCATCAAAGGTATTGCTATCGATCCTGAACCAGGCGAAGAGTATGAAGGCCCTGTAACCCGCATCGAACCTTACGGAGTATTTGTGAAGGTATTGGGCGGAGCCAAGGAAGGGATGGTTCACGTGTCTCAGATGCACACCTCCCGCATTGGCCATCCCGAAGATATGGTAAAGCTTGGCGATATAGTGAAGGTAAAAGCCCTGGGTATGGATAAAGGCAAACTATCCCTTACCATGAAAGGAATCCCCGGAAATCCTGAACCCGATCCCAATGCTCCCAAAGACAGACCCGCTGCTCCCAGACGGGATGATTTCCGTCGTGGCGGTGGAGACCGTGATCGCAGAGGCGGTGGCGGTAGAGACCGTAACCGCAGATAG
- the rpsO gene encoding 30S ribosomal protein S15: MPLTPEAKTAIMAEFKLHESDTGSPEVQVAMLSKRIQDITEHLKVHSKDFSTRRGLLKLIGQRRRLLDYLKRKDINRYRELIKALGIRK, encoded by the coding sequence ATGCCTTTAACACCTGAGGCCAAAACGGCTATCATGGCAGAGTTTAAACTCCATGAATCAGACACCGGTTCCCCTGAAGTACAGGTCGCGATGCTTTCCAAACGCATCCAAGATATCACTGAGCACCTGAAAGTGCACTCAAAAGATTTCTCGACCCGTCGGGGACTGCTGAAGCTGATCGGGCAGCGCAGGCGCTTACTTGATTATCTGAAACGGAAGGACATCAACCGTTACCGTGAACTGATCAAAGCGCTTGGCATCAGAAAGTAA
- a CDS encoding T9SS type A sorting domain-containing protein: MRTRQLVIVLIIVLLTIISSEGWAQEYPGIHYLYSYQWYASGGMFGGLDWSTMGSSVFYTSEDNPLCVDSLRYIFHHDEENPDFDVDIDEIRPFDGDLQLFTDYFILRSPGRYHPSMTMYRISKINYQGYYLEDCLSNSLDPEDYYLKAWHYYDDNMRLLASVIKYSEPLSYQRKEYIVDLQGRRIEEMHYSSPDSLDWQATKRITFEYGTEPFGESRDFEKHALYTPDYLMQQCGYSDFIYLNNDYPIYSTTIQMSDAQGQWYNPETNYISYSQIPEEEEIYISDTYHGYQNRYDNNGLLLETGVMEYDELPSFYLSYQHSTDTSIPHSPQIPQITMNIWPNPVKQIASLHYSLAKAATLSISTYNIKGQLLKKETYSTSAQNGEILWSPTDAQGRSLCNGIYFVRLEANGSCYTKKLIVGK; this comes from the coding sequence GTGAGAACAAGACAACTTGTGATAGTGCTCATCATCGTGCTCCTAACCATTATCAGCAGTGAGGGATGGGCGCAGGAGTACCCCGGGATACATTATCTGTATAGTTACCAATGGTACGCGTCAGGGGGGATGTTCGGAGGACTGGATTGGTCAACGATGGGAAGCTCTGTGTTCTATACTTCTGAAGACAACCCGCTATGCGTTGACAGCCTGCGCTATATATTTCATCATGATGAGGAGAATCCTGATTTTGATGTTGATATTGATGAGATCCGCCCATTTGATGGGGATTTGCAACTCTTCACCGATTACTTCATCCTCAGAAGCCCAGGCAGATATCACCCATCCATGACAATGTACCGCATCAGCAAGATAAACTATCAGGGCTACTATCTGGAGGATTGTCTTTCGAATTCGTTGGATCCTGAAGATTATTATCTAAAAGCCTGGCACTACTATGATGATAATATGCGGTTACTGGCTTCGGTGATAAAGTATAGCGAGCCTCTCTCCTACCAAAGAAAAGAATACATTGTGGATCTGCAAGGACGCAGAATTGAGGAGATGCACTATAGCTCCCCAGATTCACTGGATTGGCAAGCTACAAAACGTATCACTTTTGAATATGGTACCGAACCGTTTGGGGAAAGCCGGGATTTTGAAAAGCACGCTTTATATACCCCAGATTATCTCATGCAACAATGCGGTTACTCCGATTTCATCTATTTGAACAACGATTATCCAATCTATTCCACCACCATTCAGATGAGCGATGCCCAAGGGCAATGGTATAATCCCGAAACAAACTATATCAGCTACTCTCAGATCCCTGAGGAAGAAGAAATCTATATTTCGGACACTTATCATGGTTATCAGAATCGTTACGATAACAATGGACTTCTGTTGGAAACTGGAGTTATGGAATATGACGAATTACCCTCGTTCTATTTGAGTTACCAGCATTCCACGGACACATCCATTCCTCATTCACCCCAGATACCACAAATAACAATGAATATATGGCCCAATCCAGTCAAACAGATAGCCAGTCTACATTACTCTCTGGCTAAAGCAGCTACCCTATCAATAAGCACCTACAACATCAAAGGCCAGCTGCTGAAAAAAGAAACATACAGCACTTCAGCACAAAACGGCGAAATCCTCTGGAGTCCTACGGATGCACAGGGCAGATCTCTTTGCAATGGCATCTATTTCGTCCGTCTGGAAGCCAATGGCTCCTGCTATACCAAGAAGTTGATTGTGGGCAAATAG
- a CDS encoding exodeoxyribonuclease III, producing MKITIWSWNVNGLRAAMNKGFIPSIKKADVDIVGLQETKLQEHQIPEELAELSSYHKYWSFALRKGYSGTALFSKVEPLSFSDAFGVEEFDTEGRINIAEYDQFILFNVYFPNGAMNDGRLDYKLRFYDKALEVMESKRKSGKAILVAGDYNTAHKEIDLARPKENENISGFLPIERQWLDKLVEHGWVDTFRHFDSSEDQYSWWSYRVGARPRNIGWRIDYFFIDKEHLDMINKAGIRQDVMGSDHCPVYVELTLR from the coding sequence ATGAAGATCACAATCTGGTCATGGAACGTGAACGGACTAAGGGCTGCCATGAACAAAGGCTTTATTCCCAGTATCAAAAAAGCTGATGTGGATATCGTCGGTTTACAGGAAACAAAGCTGCAGGAACATCAGATTCCTGAGGAGCTGGCAGAGCTTAGCTCTTATCACAAATACTGGTCTTTTGCCCTTCGCAAGGGTTATTCCGGTACAGCTCTGTTTTCCAAAGTGGAACCGCTTTCCTTCTCAGATGCCTTTGGAGTAGAGGAGTTTGACACCGAGGGGCGTATAAACATTGCCGAATACGATCAATTCATTCTCTTCAATGTCTATTTCCCCAATGGAGCCATGAACGACGGCCGCCTGGATTACAAGCTGCGATTTTACGACAAAGCGCTTGAAGTAATGGAAAGCAAGCGCAAGAGCGGAAAAGCGATATTAGTTGCGGGAGATTACAACACTGCACACAAAGAGATTGATCTGGCAAGGCCCAAGGAAAACGAGAATATATCAGGCTTTCTACCCATCGAAAGACAATGGCTGGATAAACTGGTTGAACACGGTTGGGTAGATACTTTCCGGCATTTCGATTCATCTGAGGATCAGTATTCCTGGTGGAGTTATCGCGTCGGAGCCCGACCTCGCAACATCGGCTGGAGAATCGACTATTTCTTCATCGATAAGGAACATCTGGACATGATTAACAAAGCCGGTATCCGCCAAGATGTAATGGGCTCAGATCACTGTCCAGTATATGTAGAGCTTACTTTGCGCTAA
- a CDS encoding CAP domain-containing protein, whose protein sequence is MKKQYLFVFILVLPLILIAAKTMTVQEFELEVWRLTNVQRAHYDIPLLAYDHGLADLSRLHSQNMLKHNFFAHKDHLGDEVGGRKMKYYPNLLVTTIGENLGKFRNSAGTFSPMEVITGWMMSPPHRDNILNPEYTHLGVGLILNGETMYTTQNFATPITKMTSGLPKKLSKDKTYRLSFEYMSGQPSQKLTATLRFPNKNIIYKISEEQAMVGGQPLPICWSSATDFYVDVPFWAGKGDYKLCFGFDGGYFPEGITLSAK, encoded by the coding sequence ATGAAAAAACAATACCTGTTTGTATTTATCTTGGTTTTACCTCTGATTTTGATTGCAGCGAAAACCATGACAGTTCAGGAGTTTGAGTTGGAGGTCTGGAGGCTTACAAATGTGCAGAGAGCGCATTACGATATCCCTCTTCTAGCTTATGATCACGGTTTGGCAGATCTTTCCCGACTACACTCTCAGAACATGCTGAAACACAACTTCTTTGCTCACAAAGATCATCTGGGAGATGAGGTTGGCGGACGAAAAATGAAATACTACCCCAACCTTCTGGTTACAACCATCGGAGAAAACCTGGGTAAATTCCGCAATTCCGCTGGTACTTTCAGCCCAATGGAAGTGATTACCGGTTGGATGATGTCTCCGCCTCACCGGGATAACATTCTGAATCCAGAATATACTCATCTGGGGGTGGGTTTGATTCTAAATGGAGAGACCATGTATACCACACAAAACTTTGCCACTCCCATCACTAAGATGACATCAGGACTACCAAAAAAGCTAAGTAAGGACAAAACCTATCGCTTAAGCTTTGAATATATGTCCGGACAACCATCACAAAAGCTAACAGCAACTCTACGCTTTCCGAACAAGAACATAATCTACAAGATTTCTGAAGAGCAGGCTATGGTGGGCGGACAGCCCCTGCCGATCTGCTGGAGTTCAGCGACAGATTTTTATGTGGATGTTCCCTTTTGGGCAGGTAAGGGCGATTACAAGCTTTGTTTCGGTTTTGATGGCGGGTATTTTCCGGAAGGTATCACCCTTAGCGCAAAGTAA
- a CDS encoding DUF5683 domain-containing protein — MKKLLIIPLLWCSLLAAVSPERAMLYSALIPGGGQVYNKAYVKAGIVVGLQAWNVGRALYNDAKADDFIKKSKLSTDAYYTQYYKDRAEEHKQKRRSDIWWIGITTALSVLDAYVDAHLENFDSEKQRLHLRFEEGKAGLELVF; from the coding sequence TTGAAGAAACTGCTAATCATCCCGTTGCTATGGTGTTCGCTGCTGGCTGCAGTAAGTCCTGAGAGAGCTATGCTGTATTCTGCCTTGATACCTGGAGGTGGGCAAGTGTACAATAAAGCTTATGTAAAAGCGGGGATTGTGGTGGGTTTGCAGGCATGGAATGTGGGCAGAGCATTGTATAACGACGCCAAAGCGGATGACTTTATCAAGAAGTCCAAGCTAAGCACCGATGCTTATTACACTCAGTATTACAAGGACAGGGCGGAAGAACACAAGCAGAAGCGCCGCAGCGATATCTGGTGGATTGGCATCACCACTGCCCTGAGTGTGTTGGACGCTTATGTGGATGCTCATTTGGAGAATTTCGACAGTGAAAAACAGCGCTTGCATCTGCGCTTTGAAGAAGGAAAGGCAGGGCTGGAATTGGTCTTTTAA